Proteins from one Mytilus galloprovincialis chromosome 11, xbMytGall1.hap1.1, whole genome shotgun sequence genomic window:
- the LOC143052448 gene encoding uncharacterized protein LOC143052448: MAGSSRKRSDGTLGYTVTEEDGVKYKIHCSICGRGFMGNAGLTAHMKSHIKATVKTCLDSKPVETVEPEIVKSNIIEECLSNYQCKTCGKGFDKLCGLLSHERGHQKKIDNVGKKFECKVCKQEFKCLQYLTSHMRTHNNNYRNREKRFSCEDCGARFHGNSQLMVHKRTHNGSRPFSCNYCDKKFLNSGNCSAHVNKVHFGKAKESRYYCDVCNKGFHYKSVLKKHMMIHTDEKIYKCEYCSKTFSWKLCYDLHLKLHSGEAMHECSICQKTYPTNHILEKHMNTHTKEKEYECDICNKVFYKKGNMSKHRMIHFDTKPYKCSTCGKGFKQNSTMRTHEDIHNPEHLRKRKSRKGVRDHHCEVCKRSFSSKETLRNHSRLHTGDLFTCEVCDREFTYLKQYVIHKRKHTGEITDKCHICGRGFICSGYLRKHLKMHAGTRKWKCEVCDMKFTQSGALKKHMRTHTGELPWACTFCDRRFACNDSLLQHEKQHKGIVEKFFHCSLCPKTFTRASGKLIHMKTVHERLRPFKCDICTKTFSNRSNLQKHLMVHNNERPHKCQQCKKAFRTRSNLKYHMDVVHVNKKTVKCLICQRVFRSQGNLTIHNRMKHKVESENKNLTISDENMNSLNTINEKTLKCYKCKKMFKTKFSYNRHMKISHGLSLAPTLCLQKLDGKTKSSMQISGGHVQKDSGILEKLKCSFSVGKNLSIKDKDSKVDAKQNCHENIFDSFLNNKKTLELPKVEICSEVGIIGIVEDGQSKREGNIFAKISHRQETMVEVMDIGEQESKLLSTDVHTNIFEKIMMKPNSNNSSAKETLLCLPEKSTNEAKVCSSQSKINNQSKFGNQLKKMNFGSLMMKKKDVGNIFSNLNGIKLVGNDFKCIPKINSDPNLPRNKTLDIESLDQANVCRNLFDDLLNDKRKSDDLAIFQNTTDDLVSNQHDQMEHEIISIVDDAVVQDVTMLPNFNGNVNATLNMAENIEGYDNNEIDNMKKGGRNLFDELISNCNKGNKITKKKNELSGFANNGQNGSLIALHRTSEILEMQNQGHVIIVNSNNQQIILHKDELENVMNKADIRIGSELGHNDTLQISQSTEVESNSGKTATFMMLDNCDHIDVSSLDNVNENDREISQILTVVEIDEQNKIRELEDNSMHEQITEQETSKEIHMDSLQDDEQCKNTDTNNLKNLHGLGESSRFGQEENLKSDDLTIFEKMEQMIKSNELCHITEKTTEDDDAVGKKEVYECSEKSKISVDRNMSSSCSSGHNERIEDNSLQNLEVKENSCTESIDCNVQNCDKEEEINNKNAVKNYQKVKSNISKADEETVKNNREKGKNGPEPMKESSAFNLFEKFSHFSNNHYMESDNTIVEHEEQGNLIDHCKESENTNVEQDIPTDSGDNDNTVVEHEEQDNPEDSYDSGDNDNIVEEHVDQDIPIDFGDNEQYNFEDSEEVRNHEKEKDNFHEECDSQVLENVDMEIISTNEDRVVHSNVDDSRSEKTMGQESEKTKGKKLDKINGQEIEKIDSQEIENTNDLESENLKSDQSIEHGDCKDEQNKETFSLSESIQCDEETKLASHNDEMQVEQSLSQNQPLQMNKGEIVNIDTGNTKNIPQMQRCTENEKQTEEKSCSCEDNSTNCDEMFVKKQLFSDKKKDEVGTGSIDERKEESKNLKTNEKDIQKDPVVRKRKYKGVKVIKQAPTIEDQSSVRKGNIKIIGKKLYLIGRKRTISASGESENKSAIRQDNSGKDHNKEGPITNKTEFTAYKSENIEKDIICGSEKEAQHLKSLTICDENNYTDSAELLIEQCSKTKLVFKDGVYWCDLCDKTFKTKSSLRTHKFSHMKYNFTCQACGMGFSWEDHLERHMNVHLKTSTYIDLLQSYNA, from the coding sequence ATGGCAGGGAGCTCGAGGAAACGCTCAGATGGGACCTTAGGTTACACAGTGACTGAAGAAGATGGCGTCAAGTACAAAATTCATTGTAGCATTTGTGGGCGTGGTTTCATGGGGAATGCTGGACTGACAGCTCATATGAAATCACATATAAAAGCTACAGTgaaaacatgtttagattcaaAACCAGTTGAAACAGTGGAACCAGAGATCGTAAAAAGTAATATAATTGAAGAATGTCTGTCAAATTATCAATGTAAAACTTGTGGAAAAGGTTTTGATAAGTTATGCGGTCTGCTTTCACATGAAAGAGGCCACCAGAAAAAAATAGACAATGttggaaaaaaatttgaatgCAAGGTGTGTAAACAAGAGTTTAAGTGCCTTCAATATTTGACAAGTCATATGAGAACTCATAATAACAACTATCGTAATAGAGAAAAGCGATTTAGTTGTGAAGATTGTGGTGctcgtttccatggaaacagtcAGTTAATGGTACACAAACGCACACACAATGGTAGCAGACCTTTCAGTTGTAATTACTGTGATAAAAAATTTCTTAACTCTGGAAACTGTAGTGCCCATGTAAATAAAGTACATTTTGGAAAAGCTAAGGAATCACGATATTACTGTGATGTTTGCAATAAGGGATTTCATTataaatctgttttgaaaaaacaCATGATGATCCATACAGAcgaaaaaatatacaaatgtgaATACTGTTCAAAAACCTTTTCTTGGAAGCTGTGTTATGACCTTCACCTAAAACTACATTCAGGGGAGGCGATGCATGAATGTTCTATCTGTCAGAAAACTTACCCAACAAATCATATTCTAGAGAAACACATGAATACGCATACAAAAGAAAAGGAGTACGAATGTGATATTTGTAACaaagtattttacaaaaaagGGAACATGTCAAAACATAGAATGATTCATTTTGACACGAAACCATACAAGTGCTCAACATGTGGAAAAGGATTTAAACAGAATTCTACAATGCGTACACATGAAGATATACACAACCCAGAACATTTGAGAAAGAGAAAGTCACGAAAAGGGGTAAGGGATCACCACTGTGAGGTCTGTAAACGTTCATTTTCCTCGAAAGAAACATTACGTAATCATTCTCGATTACATACTGGTGATTTATTTACTTGTGAGGTTTGTGACAGAGAATTCACTTATTTAAAACAGTATGTAATTCATAAGAGAAAACACACTGGGGAAATTACTGACAAATGTCACATTTGTGGCCGAGGGTTTATTTGTTCTGGATATCTGCGTAAACATCTGAAAATGCATGCTGGTACTCGTAAATGGAAGTGTGAGGTTTGTGATATGAAATTTACACAGAGTGGAGCTTTGAAGAAACACATGAGGACACATACGGGTGAATTACCATGGGCATGTACATTCTGTGACAGACGATTTGCTTGTAATGATTCCCTGCTACAACACGAAAAACAACATAAAGGAATTGTTGAGAAATTTTTTCATTGCAGTCTTTGTCCAAAAACTTTCACTAGAGCCTCCGGCAAGTTGATCCATATGAAAACAGTTCACGAAAGATTGAGACCGTTCAAGTGTGATATATGTACCAAGACATTTTCGAACAGATCCAACCTACAAAAACATCTGATGGTTCATAATAATGAACGACCACATAAATGTCAGCAGTGTAAGAAAGCGTTTAGAACACGgtcaaatttaaaatatcacatgGATGTTGTtcatgttaataaaaaaacaGTGAAATGTTTAATCTGTCAAAGAGTGTTTAGGAGTCAAGGCAACCTGACAATACACAATAGAATGAAACACAAAGTGGAATCGGAAAATAAAAATCTTACAATTTCAGATGAAAACATGAACagtttaaatacaataaatgaaaagACTTTAAAATGTTATAAGTGTAAAAAGATGTTCAAAACTAAATTTTCTTATAATCGCCACATGAAAATTTCACATGGATTAAGTTTAGCACCAACGCTCTGCTTACAAAAATTAGATGGTAAAACCAAGTCAAGTATGCAGATCTCCGGAGGACATGTTCAAAAGGATAGTGGTATTCTAGAAAAACTGAAATGTTCTTTCTCTGTCGGAAAAAATCTTTCAATAAAAGATAAAGATTCTAAAGTAGATGCCAAACAAAATTGTCACGAAAACATTTTCGACTCTTTCTTGAACAATAAGAAAACTTTAGAACTACCGAAAGTTGAAATCTGCTCAGAAGTGGGTATTATCGGTATTGTTGAAGATGGTCAATCAAAAAGGGAAGGAAATATATTTGCGAAAATATCACATAGACAAGAAACTATGGTGGAAGTGATGGATATAGGAGAACAGGAAAGTAAACTGCTTTCAACTGATGTGCATACTAATATATTTGAGAAAATAATGATGAAGCCAAATTCAAACAATAGTTCAGCAAAAGAAACATTATTATGTCTACCAGAGAAGAGTACAAATGAAGCCAAAGTTTGTTCAAGTCAAAGTAAAATAAACAATCAATCTAAATTTGgcaatcagttgaaaaaaatgaattttggttCATTGATGATGAAGAAAAAAGATGTTGGCAATATATTTTCCAATTTAAATGGAATAAAACTGGTAGGAAATGACTTTAAATGTATTCCTAAAATCAATTCAGACCCGAATTTACCAAGAAATAAAACATTGGACATAGAATCTTTAGATCAAGCAAATGTATGCAGAAATTTGTTTGATGATCTTTTGAACGATAAAAGAAAAAGTGATGATTTGGcaatttttcaaaatacaacTGATGATTTAGTgtccaatcaacatgatcaaatggAACATGAAATTATTTCAATCGTTGATGATGCAGTAGTTCAGGATGTaacaatgctacctaatttcaaTGGAAATGTAAATGCTACATTAAATATGGCTGAAAATATTGAAGGTTATgataataatgaaatagataacATGAAGAAAGGAGGCCGAAATCTCTTTGACGAACTGATAAGTAATTGTAACAAAGGTAATAAAATtactaaaaagaaaaatgaattgtCGGGATTCGCTAATAATGGACAAAATGGCAGTCTGATTGCGCTTCATCGTACTTCAGAAATCCTCGAGATGCAAAATCAAGGTCATGTGATAATTGTCAATTCCAATAATCAACAGATAATTTTACATAAAGATGAACTAGAAAATGTAATGAATAAAGCAGATATCAGAATTGGATCTGAATTAGGTCACAATGACACATTGCAAATCAGCCAATCTACTGAAGTTGAATCTAATTCAGGTAAAACTGCAACTTTTATGATGTTAGACAATTGTGATCATATTGACGTCTCTAGTTTGGATAATGTGAATGAAAATGACAGGGAAATTTCTCAaattttgacagttgtagaaattgatgaacaaaataaaatcaggGAACTAGAAGATAACTCTATGCATGAACAAATAACTGAGCAAGAAACGAGCAAGGAGATTCATATGGATAGTTTACAGGATGATGAACAGTGTAAAAACACAGACACCAATAATTTGAAAAATCTTCATGGTCTAGGTGAGAGCTCAAGATTCGGTCAAGAAGAAAATTTGAAAAGTGATGATTTGACAATATTTGAGAAAATGGAACAAATGATTAAATCGAATGAATTATGCCATattacagaaaaaacaacagAAGATGATGATGCAGTGGGAAAGAAAGAAGTATATGAATGTAGTGAAAAAAGTAAGATTTCAGTAGATCGCAACATGTCTAGTTCTTGTAGTTCAGGTCATAATGAAAGAATAGAAGATAATTCATTACAAAATCTGGAAGTAAAAGAAAATAGTTGCACAGAAAGTATAGATTGTAATGTACAAAATTGTGACAAAGAAGAAGAAATAAACAATAAGAATGCAGTAAAAAATTATCAGAAAGTAAAAAGTAATATAAGTAAAGCTGACGAAGAAACAGTTAAAAATAATAGAGAAAAGGGTAAAAATGGACCTGAACCAATGAAGGAGTCTTCAGCTTTTAATTTGTTTGAGAAGTTTTCTCACTTTTCTAATAACCACTATATGGAATCTGATAATACTATTGTAGAACATGAAGAACAAGGCAATCTCATAGACCACTGTAAGGAATCTGAAAATACAAATGTAGAACAAGATATACCCACAGATTCTGGTGACAATGATAATACTGTTGTAGAACATGAAGAACAAGACAATCCTGAAGACAGTTATGACAGTGGTGACAATGATAATATTGTTGAAGAACATGTAGATCAAGACATTCCCATAGACTTTGGTGATAATGAACAATATAATTTTGAAGACTCAGAAGAAGTAAGAAATCATGAAAAGGAAAAAGATAATTTTCATGAAGAATGTGATTCGCAAGTTCTGGAAAATGTTGATATGGAAATTATATCAACCAATGAGGATAGAGTAGTTCATTCTAATGTTGATGATAGTCGAAGTGAAAAAACTATGGGTCAAGAAAGTGAAAAAACTAAGGGTAAAAAACTTGATAAGATTAATGGAcaagaaattgaaaaaattgaTAGTCAGGAAATAGAAAACACTAATGATCTAGAAAGTGAAAATTTGAAAAGTGATCAGAGCATTGAACATGGGGATTGTAAAGAtgaacaaaacaaagagacaTTTTCCTTATCGGAAAGTATTCAATGTGATGAAGAGACAAAATTAGCATCACATAATGATGAAATGCAAGTTGAACAAAGTCTTTCTCAGAATCAACCATTGCAAATGAATAAAGGAGAGATTGTAAATATTGATACTGGAAATACTAAAAACATTCCTCAAATGCAAAGATGcactgaaaatgaaaaacaaactgaAGAAAAAAGTTGTAGTTGTGAAGATAACAGTACTAATTGTGATGAAATGTTCGTGAAAAAACAACTTTTCAGTGATAAGAAGAAAGATGAAGTAGGTACGGGCAGCATTGATGAAAGGAAAGAAGAAAGTAAGAATTTAAAAACTAATGAAAAAGACATCCAAAAGGACCCAGTGGTGAGGAAACGTAAATATAAAGGAGTTAAGGTAATCAAACAGGCTCCAACTATTGAGGACCAAAGTTCAGTAAGAAAAGGCAATATCAAAATTATCGGTAAAAAGTTGTATCTAATAGGTAGAAAAAGAACAATATCAGCAAGCGGAGAAAGTGAAAATAAATCCGCAATCAGGCAGGATAATTCAGGAAAAGATCATAATAAGGAAGGACCAATCACAAATAAGACAGAATTTACTGCTTATAAAAgtgaaaacattgaaaaagacaTTATTTGTGGTTCGGAAAAAGAAGCACAGCACTTAAAAAGTCTGACAATATGTGATGAAAATAACTATACAGATAGTGCAGAGTTATTAATAGAACAGTGTTCAAAGacaaaattagtttttaaagatGGTGTTTACTGGTGTGACTTATGTGATAAGACATTTAAAACGAAGAGCAGCTTACGAACTCATAAATTTAGTCatatgaaatataattttacTTGTCAAGCTTGTGGTATGGGGTTTTCATGGGAGGACCATTTAGAAAGACACATGAATGTTCATTTAAAAACGTCCACATATATTGATTTGCTTCAGTCCTACAATGCATAG